A single window of Chitinophaga sp. XS-30 DNA harbors:
- a CDS encoding DegT/DnrJ/EryC1/StrS aminotransferase family protein has product MPGFELFGAEEKKEVNDVLETGIYMRYGFEGPRKGIWKAKELEQALCERFNVKYAQLTSSGTTALTTAMAALGIGAGDEVIMPTFTFVASFEAVLSVGATPVLVDVDDTLTLAPAAVKAAITPQTKAVMPVHMCGSMADMDALLDICREHQLLLLEDACQSTGATYKGKALGSIGNAGTFSFDFVKTITCAEGGAIITNDEAVYTRADAYSDHGHDHLGGADRGADGHPHLGFNFRISELHAAVGLAQIRKLDRFLAILRNSKQVLKSAMSEIPQVTFRRIPDEAGDSATHLSFFLPDESTARAATTAIKAAGLPAFYWFDNNWHYFRKWNHFKAGATLNPFAAPLAKAMEVYKTKEFPASDAIISRCISFPISLAWTDQELQERAAKLAAAVKSVL; this is encoded by the coding sequence ATGCCAGGATTTGAACTATTTGGCGCTGAAGAAAAAAAAGAAGTAAACGATGTGCTGGAAACAGGCATCTATATGCGTTATGGCTTCGAAGGCCCGCGCAAAGGAATATGGAAGGCAAAGGAGCTGGAGCAGGCCCTTTGCGAGCGTTTCAATGTGAAATACGCGCAGCTGACCTCCAGCGGCACTACGGCGCTGACAACGGCTATGGCGGCCCTGGGCATTGGTGCGGGCGATGAGGTGATCATGCCCACCTTCACCTTTGTGGCCAGCTTTGAAGCGGTGCTGTCGGTTGGCGCCACACCGGTACTGGTAGATGTAGACGACACCCTTACCCTTGCTCCCGCTGCCGTAAAAGCGGCGATCACTCCGCAAACAAAAGCCGTTATGCCGGTGCATATGTGCGGTTCGATGGCGGACATGGATGCCCTGCTGGATATCTGCCGTGAACACCAGCTGCTCCTGCTGGAAGACGCCTGCCAGTCTACCGGCGCAACCTATAAAGGCAAAGCCCTCGGCTCCATCGGCAATGCCGGTACATTCTCTTTCGATTTTGTGAAAACCATCACCTGCGCGGAAGGCGGCGCCATCATCACTAATGATGAGGCCGTGTACACCAGGGCGGATGCTTATTCAGACCATGGTCACGATCACCTCGGGGGTGCTGACCGGGGCGCTGACGGCCATCCGCACCTGGGTTTCAACTTCCGTATCTCCGAACTGCATGCAGCCGTTGGCCTGGCGCAGATCCGCAAGCTGGACCGTTTCCTGGCCATTCTGCGCAACAGCAAGCAGGTGCTGAAATCCGCCATGAGCGAAATCCCGCAGGTCACTTTCCGCCGTATTCCCGATGAAGCGGGGGACAGCGCTACGCACCTGTCCTTCTTCCTGCCGGATGAAAGCACCGCCCGCGCAGCCACCACGGCCATCAAAGCTGCGGGCCTGCCGGCATTTTACTGGTTCGACAATAACTGGCATTACTTCCGCAAATGGAATCATTTTAAAGCAGGCGCCACGCTCAACCCCTTTGCCGCACCGCTGGCAAAGGCCATGGAAGTGTATAAAACAAAAGAATTTCCCGCTTCAGATGCGATCATCAGCCGTTGTATATCCTTCCCCATCAGCCTCGCATGGACAGACCAGGAGCTGCAGGAAAGGGCTGCGAAGCTGGCGGCAGCTGTGAAAAGCGTTTTATAA
- the kdsB gene encoding 3-deoxy-manno-octulosonate cytidylyltransferase, producing the protein MKKIALIPARYAATRFPGKLMAPLAGKTVIWRTYEAVRGTGVFDEVMVVTDSDVIYDEIIRNGGRAVMSKREHESGSDRIAEAVETMEDVEIVVNVQGDTPFTQKEPLEKLMQVFEGEEGRKVQVASLMQELTDWNDIEDPNFVKVAVDKKFNALFFSRSVIPYPRDTSSGSSYYEHIGIYAFRREALLEFTRTPVSMLESTEKIECLRYLENGIPIKMVVTEYMGVEIDTPEDLDRASKLLENN; encoded by the coding sequence ATGAAGAAAATTGCATTGATCCCCGCCCGTTATGCTGCAACCCGTTTCCCGGGGAAGCTGATGGCCCCGCTGGCCGGTAAAACCGTGATCTGGCGCACGTATGAAGCCGTACGTGGCACCGGTGTTTTTGATGAGGTAATGGTGGTGACGGACAGCGATGTTATCTATGACGAGATCATCCGGAACGGCGGCAGGGCGGTGATGAGCAAACGTGAGCACGAAAGCGGGTCCGACAGGATAGCCGAGGCCGTGGAAACAATGGAAGATGTGGAGATCGTTGTGAATGTACAGGGCGATACACCGTTCACCCAGAAAGAACCGCTCGAAAAGCTGATGCAGGTCTTTGAAGGAGAAGAAGGACGTAAGGTGCAGGTGGCATCGCTCATGCAGGAGCTGACGGACTGGAACGATATTGAAGATCCCAATTTCGTGAAAGTGGCGGTGGACAAGAAATTCAATGCACTTTTCTTCTCCCGCTCCGTGATCCCTTATCCGCGCGATACCTCCTCCGGCTCCAGTTATTACGAACATATCGGCATCTACGCTTTCCGCCGTGAAGCCCTGCTGGAATTTACCAGAACACCGGTAAGCATGCTGGAATCCACCGAAAAGATAGAATGCCTGCGCTACCTCGAAAACGGTATTCCCATAAAGATGGTGGTGACCGAATATATGGGCGTGGAGATCGATACACCGGAGGATTTGGACAGGGCATCAAAACTGCTGGAAAACAATTAA
- a CDS encoding thiamine phosphate synthase has translation MEHLLYISQQTPSASHTDNIRAACEAGCRWVQLRVKSPDAGLREQLAYAAKAVCDEYDTQLTINDHPSLAAAVDAFGVHVGKLDMPVKEARSIAGPQSCIGGTANTLEDVLAHAAGGADYIGMGPYRFTTTKEKLSPVLGLEGYQQTIPRLREMGIHIPVLAIGGIQLADIPGLKAAGLSGIAVSGLITHAADKRSLVQRINELWNG, from the coding sequence ATGGAGCATCTTTTATACATCTCGCAACAAACACCTTCCGCATCACATACGGATAATATCCGCGCGGCCTGCGAAGCAGGTTGCCGCTGGGTACAGCTGCGGGTCAAATCACCCGATGCGGGGCTGCGAGAGCAGCTGGCTTACGCAGCCAAAGCGGTCTGCGATGAGTACGATACGCAACTCACCATCAACGATCATCCCTCGCTCGCTGCGGCGGTCGATGCTTTCGGCGTGCATGTGGGCAAGCTGGATATGCCGGTGAAGGAAGCGCGAAGCATCGCCGGCCCGCAAAGCTGCATCGGCGGAACGGCCAATACCCTGGAAGATGTGCTGGCACATGCTGCGGGTGGAGCGGATTACATCGGCATGGGGCCTTATCGCTTCACCACCACCAAAGAAAAATTAAGCCCGGTACTTGGGCTGGAGGGCTATCAGCAAACAATACCGCGCCTGCGTGAAATGGGTATTCATATTCCCGTACTGGCGATCGGCGGCATTCAGCTGGCGGATATCCCCGGACTAAAAGCCGCGGGGCTAAGCGGCATCGCCGTATCCGGACTGATCACACATGCGGCGGACAAGAGAAGCCTCGTGCAACGGATAAATGAATTGTGGAACGGATAA
- the thiH gene encoding 2-iminoacetate synthase ThiH codes for MSFENIFRQYAWDDVKASIYAKKPRDVEMALARKQRTLDDFMALISPAAAPYLEQMAMLSRQLTQQRFGKTIQLYVPLYLSNECQNICTYCGFSYDNQLRRKTLTGAEILRETAVIREMGYEHVLLVTGEAHQTVGMDYFKKVLPLVRAHFSQVSMEVQPMDQEDYEQLIPLGLHTVLVYQETYHEGDYRKHHPKGKKSRFGYRLETPDRLGRAGIHKTGLGVLIGLEDWRTDSFFTALHLDYLQRTYWQTKYSISFPRLRPFSGGLAPKVDMQDRELVQLICAYRLLNADLELSLSTRESEKFRNHLVQLGITAMSAGSRTNPGGYAVDTQSLEQFEISDERSAQEVAAMIREQGYEPVWKDWDGFA; via the coding sequence ATGAGCTTTGAAAATATATTCCGGCAATATGCCTGGGATGATGTGAAAGCATCGATCTATGCAAAAAAGCCGCGGGATGTGGAAATGGCGCTTGCCAGGAAGCAGCGTACGCTGGATGACTTCATGGCGTTGATCTCCCCGGCCGCAGCACCGTACCTGGAGCAGATGGCCATGTTAAGCAGACAGCTCACGCAGCAGCGTTTCGGAAAGACGATCCAGTTATATGTTCCCTTGTACCTCTCCAACGAATGCCAGAATATCTGCACCTACTGCGGGTTCAGCTATGACAACCAGCTCCGCCGCAAAACGCTGACCGGCGCGGAGATACTGCGGGAAACCGCCGTGATCCGGGAGATGGGGTATGAGCATGTATTGCTGGTTACGGGTGAAGCGCACCAGACAGTGGGAATGGACTACTTCAAAAAAGTATTGCCGCTCGTCCGCGCTCATTTCTCGCAGGTTTCCATGGAGGTGCAGCCGATGGACCAGGAGGATTATGAGCAGCTGATCCCGCTGGGATTGCATACGGTGCTGGTGTACCAGGAAACTTACCATGAAGGGGACTACCGGAAACATCATCCGAAAGGCAAGAAATCCCGCTTCGGCTACCGGCTTGAAACACCGGACAGGCTGGGGCGCGCGGGCATTCATAAAACAGGGCTGGGTGTGCTGATAGGGCTGGAAGACTGGAGGACGGACAGCTTTTTTACGGCTCTTCACCTTGACTACCTGCAACGGACCTACTGGCAGACAAAATACAGCATTTCCTTCCCGCGCCTCCGGCCCTTCTCCGGTGGCCTGGCGCCCAAAGTGGATATGCAGGACCGTGAGCTGGTGCAGCTGATCTGTGCTTACCGGTTGTTGAATGCGGACCTGGAACTCAGCCTGTCTACCCGTGAATCCGAAAAGTTCCGGAACCACCTGGTGCAACTCGGCATCACCGCCATGAGCGCCGGTTCCAGAACCAATCCCGGCGGGTATGCCGTAGATACGCAATCCCTGGAGCAGTTCGAGATCAGCGACGAAAGAAGCGCGCAGGAAGTGGCGGCAATGATCCGGGAACAGGGCTACGAGCCGGTATGGAAGGACTGGGACGGGTTTGCGTGA
- a CDS encoding amidohydrolase family protein, translating to MIKHYLLFLALAAGTACKGQDCDILIRNARIVDGTGNSWYYGDLAVKDGRILGTGRLPETLKATRTIDAGGLVVAPGFIDVHTHIEGDDFKVPTADNFIHDGVTSVITGNCGSSHTDLSRYFFQLDSMKLSINAGSLIGHNDVRRAVMGSTDRAPRPEEQQQMEALVEKAMQDGAVGLSTGLIYLPGLYARTPEVVGLAKVAAEYGGVYATHMRNEGDAVEAAIEEALTIGREANIPVEISHFKIGGKQNWGRSKTTVAMVEKARREGLEVTIDQYPYTASSTSLRTMLPDWALSGGTDSITWRLQDAATRKQIADEMIAVYKRRKLKHLDYAVVAYYKTDTTLNGKNIAEINKLRGKRPKLREEVNTVLDLLAQGNAGMVFHGMSEADVKYIMQYPFNMFASDASIREYNVGVPHPRGYGTNARVLGKYVREEGVLRLEEAIRRMTSLPAQKFRLQNRGLLVPGYAADIVIFDPATVKDLSTFTEPHQYSTGFQYVLVNGKVTLDNGKHTGIRNGEVLRLRY from the coding sequence ATGATAAAGCATTACCTTCTCTTTCTGGCCCTCGCTGCCGGCACAGCCTGCAAGGGGCAGGATTGTGACATCCTTATCCGGAATGCCAGGATCGTGGACGGAACGGGGAATTCCTGGTATTATGGGGACCTGGCGGTGAAGGATGGGCGGATACTGGGAACCGGCCGGCTGCCGGAAACCCTGAAGGCAACACGAACAATTGACGCAGGCGGCCTGGTTGTGGCGCCGGGGTTTATTGATGTGCATACCCATATTGAAGGGGATGACTTCAAGGTACCCACTGCCGATAATTTCATTCACGATGGCGTGACCTCTGTAATAACCGGCAACTGCGGCTCTTCGCATACCGATCTCTCCAGGTATTTCTTTCAGCTGGACAGTATGAAACTTTCCATCAATGCCGGTTCCCTGATCGGGCATAATGATGTGCGCCGTGCGGTGATGGGCAGTACGGACCGTGCGCCCCGCCCGGAAGAACAGCAGCAGATGGAAGCGCTCGTGGAAAAAGCAATGCAGGATGGGGCCGTGGGCCTCTCTACCGGGCTGATCTATTTGCCGGGATTGTATGCCCGTACGCCGGAAGTGGTGGGCCTGGCAAAAGTGGCGGCGGAATACGGCGGCGTATATGCCACGCATATGCGCAACGAAGGGGATGCCGTAGAAGCGGCCATAGAAGAAGCGCTGACGATAGGAAGAGAGGCGAATATCCCCGTGGAGATCTCTCACTTCAAGATCGGCGGCAAACAGAACTGGGGGCGTTCGAAAACTACGGTGGCCATGGTGGAAAAGGCGCGCCGGGAAGGGCTGGAAGTAACGATCGATCAGTATCCTTATACGGCCAGCAGCACCAGCCTGCGTACCATGCTACCTGACTGGGCGCTGTCCGGCGGAACGGACTCGATCACCTGGCGCCTGCAGGACGCCGCTACCCGCAAACAGATCGCTGACGAAATGATCGCCGTGTACAAACGCCGGAAGCTGAAGCACCTGGATTATGCGGTGGTGGCCTATTACAAAACAGATACCACACTGAACGGGAAAAATATCGCGGAGATCAACAAACTGCGGGGAAAACGGCCGAAGCTGCGGGAGGAGGTGAATACCGTGCTTGACCTGCTGGCACAGGGGAATGCCGGCATGGTATTCCATGGCATGAGCGAGGCTGACGTGAAATATATCATGCAGTATCCTTTCAATATGTTCGCATCTGATGCCAGTATCCGGGAATATAATGTAGGCGTGCCGCATCCGCGCGGCTACGGTACGAATGCGCGTGTGCTCGGGAAGTATGTGCGGGAAGAAGGGGTGTTGCGGCTGGAAGAAGCCATCCGGCGGATGACCTCCCTCCCTGCGCAGAAATTCCGCCTGCAAAACAGGGGATTGCTCGTTCCCGGATATGCGGCGGACATTGTGATCTTTGATCCTGCCACGGTTAAAGACCTTTCCACTTTCACGGAACCGCATCAATATTCAACCGGTTTTCAGTATGTGCTGGTAAACGGAAAGGTAACGCTGGATAACGGAAAACATACCGGGATCAGGAACGGGGAGGTATTGCGATTGCGGTATTAG
- a CDS encoding phage holin family protein gives MGILIRILVTALAALLAQYILPGVSISDFTTALLVAIVLGLLNLIVKPVLVILTLPVTVLTLGLFLLVINALIVMWASSLVKGFKVDNFWWALLFSVVLSVISSVLLSLGPGTDREK, from the coding sequence ATGGGAATACTCATCCGTATCCTTGTTACTGCGCTGGCAGCTTTACTGGCGCAGTATATTCTGCCGGGGGTATCTATTTCTGACTTCACGACCGCACTGCTGGTAGCGATCGTGTTGGGATTGCTTAACCTGATCGTAAAACCGGTGCTGGTGATCCTCACCCTGCCGGTCACCGTGCTGACCCTCGGGCTTTTTCTGCTGGTGATCAATGCACTGATCGTAATGTGGGCCAGCAGCCTGGTGAAGGGATTCAAAGTAGATAATTTCTGGTGGGCGCTTTTGTTCAGCGTAGTGCTGTCTGTGATCAGCAGCGTATTGCTGTCCCTGGGGCCCGGTACCGACCGCGAAAAGTAA
- a CDS encoding DUF4440 domain-containing protein, whose translation MRSLVIIIAIFTLTGPLQVAAQSNDIASIRTLMDAQTSAWNAGDIDGFMATYWQSDSLLFVGKNGVTYGWKGTLANYKKNYPDKTAMGTLSFNLLEFKKLAADVYFVVGKWHLARTIGDLSGHFTLVIRRIGGEWKIVADHSS comes from the coding sequence ATGCGTTCACTCGTCATTATCATAGCGATATTCACCTTAACAGGGCCGCTGCAGGTCGCTGCCCAGTCAAATGACATTGCCAGTATCCGCACGCTGATGGATGCGCAGACCAGCGCCTGGAACGCGGGAGATATCGACGGTTTTATGGCGACCTACTGGCAGTCGGATTCCCTTCTTTTTGTGGGCAAGAATGGGGTTACTTATGGCTGGAAGGGCACGTTGGCCAATTACAAAAAGAACTACCCGGACAAAACGGCGATGGGCACCCTCTCTTTTAACCTGCTGGAATTTAAAAAACTCGCCGCCGATGTGTATTTTGTAGTAGGCAAATGGCATCTGGCCAGGACCATCGGTGATCTCTCGGGGCATTTCACACTCGTGATACGCCGGATCGGTGGCGAATGGAAGATCGTGGCCGATCACAGCAGTTAA
- a CDS encoding MFS transporter, translated as MDQQKGKIYTVQFWLLCSSSLLFSASFNMMIPELPAYLTSLGGEDYKGYIIGLFTLMAGLSRPFSGKLTDTIGRVPVMVFGSLVCVVCSLLYPLVGSVSAFLLLRFFHGFSTGFKPTGTSAYVADLVPYTRRGEAMGIVGLFSTIGLSLGPSIGGQIAHMWGIMSMFRISAVFALLSVVILIGMKETLHNRQTFSPTLLKISRHEIFEPLVWAPVVITFLTYFSYGALLTVIPDFSAYLGMENKGLFFTFFTASSIAIRLVAGKASDRFGRVPMLKISATLMAVSMLMIGLAHTPAALIAGALVYGVSLGINSPAVTAWTIDLGRPEHRGRALGSMYIALEAGIGLGAFCSAEWYNNKPEHFSTVFFIMAAVTIFATIYLMFIYRNKYVRYMRRSLKLRARH; from the coding sequence ATGGATCAGCAGAAGGGGAAGATTTACACCGTGCAATTCTGGCTGCTTTGCTCCAGCAGCCTGCTTTTTTCCGCCAGTTTCAACATGATGATCCCGGAACTGCCGGCATACCTCACCAGCCTCGGCGGGGAGGATTACAAAGGGTACATCATCGGGCTTTTCACGCTGATGGCGGGATTGTCCAGACCCTTCAGCGGCAAGCTGACGGACACGATCGGGCGGGTGCCGGTAATGGTATTCGGTTCCCTTGTTTGTGTCGTTTGCAGCCTGCTGTATCCGCTTGTGGGTTCCGTCTCTGCATTTCTCTTACTGCGTTTCTTTCACGGGTTTTCCACCGGCTTCAAGCCTACCGGTACATCGGCCTATGTGGCGGACCTGGTGCCGTACACCCGCCGTGGCGAAGCCATGGGCATTGTAGGGCTGTTCAGTACTATCGGGCTTTCTCTGGGGCCTTCCATCGGCGGACAGATCGCGCATATGTGGGGCATCATGAGCATGTTCAGGATATCGGCAGTTTTTGCCCTGTTGTCCGTCGTGATACTCATTGGCATGAAGGAAACACTGCATAACCGGCAGACCTTCAGCCCCACTTTATTAAAGATCTCCCGGCATGAAATATTCGAGCCGCTGGTGTGGGCGCCGGTGGTCATCACTTTTCTCACCTACTTCAGCTACGGCGCGCTGCTCACCGTCATTCCGGATTTCAGCGCTTACCTGGGCATGGAGAATAAAGGACTGTTCTTCACTTTTTTCACCGCCAGTTCCATTGCCATACGGCTTGTTGCGGGCAAGGCATCGGACAGGTTCGGGCGGGTGCCTATGCTGAAGATATCGGCAACGCTGATGGCAGTGTCCATGCTGATGATCGGGCTGGCGCATACGCCGGCGGCGCTGATCGCTGGGGCGCTGGTGTACGGTGTTTCACTGGGTATCAATTCCCCGGCAGTAACGGCCTGGACGATCGATCTGGGGAGGCCCGAGCACAGGGGCCGCGCGTTGGGAAGCATGTATATTGCTTTGGAAGCGGGTATAGGGCTGGGGGCCTTCTGTTCAGCGGAATGGTATAACAACAAACCGGAGCATTTCTCTACGGTATTCTTCATTATGGCGGCCGTGACCATCTTTGCCACCATCTACCTGATGTTCATTTACCGGAACAAGTATGTGCGTTACATGCGCAGGAGCCTGAAACTCCGCGCGCGTCACTAA
- a CDS encoding iron-containing alcohol dehydrogenase family protein, with protein MKFRNFKLVGYVIFGRGAFNQVDEIIAPHRKGDAPMIFFVDHFFEGDPSFVSRIPLRGKDKVVFIDVTHEPKTVYVDRLRDELKAEFGEVSGIIGIGGGSTMDMAKAVSLMMTNPGSSADYQGWDLIKNPAVYKVGIPTLSGTGAEVSRTTVLTGPTKKLGMNSDYTPFDQIVLDPELIQGAPVNQRFYTAMDCYIHCIESLEGTYLNAFSRSYGEKALELCQEIYLHKSNWDGDSDEKLMMASYAGGMSIAYSQVGVAHAVSYGLSYLLGTKHGVGNCIVFDKLEEFYPAGVKEFKQMVEKHQVAIPQHITKGLTDADFDKMIDVSMGLAPLWENALGKDWQQKMTRDRLRKLYEQL; from the coding sequence ATGAAATTCAGGAATTTTAAACTGGTTGGATACGTGATCTTCGGCCGCGGGGCCTTTAACCAGGTGGACGAGATCATTGCGCCGCACCGTAAGGGCGATGCGCCGATGATCTTTTTTGTGGACCATTTCTTTGAGGGCGATCCGTCCTTTGTTTCCCGCATTCCGCTGCGCGGCAAAGACAAAGTAGTGTTCATCGATGTGACCCATGAGCCAAAGACCGTTTATGTGGACCGTTTGCGTGATGAACTGAAAGCGGAATTCGGCGAGGTAAGCGGAATCATCGGCATCGGCGGAGGTTCCACAATGGACATGGCCAAGGCCGTATCCCTGATGATGACCAACCCCGGATCATCCGCCGATTACCAGGGATGGGACCTGATAAAGAATCCGGCAGTCTATAAGGTGGGCATTCCCACGTTGTCCGGCACCGGTGCGGAAGTGAGCAGAACAACCGTTTTGACCGGCCCGACGAAAAAGCTGGGCATGAATTCCGACTATACACCGTTCGACCAGATCGTGCTGGATCCCGAACTGATTCAGGGTGCGCCGGTCAACCAGCGTTTCTATACGGCAATGGATTGTTATATCCACTGTATCGAATCCCTGGAAGGCACGTACCTCAACGCTTTCAGCCGTTCCTACGGTGAAAAGGCGCTGGAATTGTGCCAGGAGATCTACCTGCACAAAAGCAACTGGGACGGGGATTCCGATGAGAAACTGATGATGGCTTCCTACGCAGGCGGCATGAGTATCGCCTATTCACAGGTAGGCGTGGCCCATGCGGTGAGTTATGGCCTGAGTTACCTGCTTGGCACCAAACACGGCGTGGGCAACTGCATTGTGTTTGACAAGCTGGAAGAATTTTATCCCGCAGGCGTGAAGGAATTCAAGCAGATGGTAGAGAAACACCAGGTCGCCATTCCGCAGCATATTACCAAAGGGTTGACAGATGCTGATTTCGATAAGATGATCGATGTATCGATGGGATTGGCGCCGTTGTGGGAGAATGCCCTGGGAAAGGACTGGCAGCAGAAAATGACGCGTGACAGGTTGCGGAAACTTTACGAGCAGCTTTAA
- a CDS encoding group III truncated hemoglobin: MRDIATMADIQLMVDTFYDKIRQDELLGPVFAERIAPDAWTPHLETMYKFWGAQLLGIMEYHGRPFPKHRTLPVDGQHFDQWLLLFNQTLDELFEGPRASTARVKARSIAQVFLGKILFERGIYKA; the protein is encoded by the coding sequence ATGAGAGACATAGCAACAATGGCGGACATACAATTGATGGTAGATACGTTCTATGACAAGATCCGGCAGGATGAACTGCTGGGGCCTGTTTTTGCGGAGCGCATAGCCCCTGATGCCTGGACGCCGCATCTGGAAACCATGTACAAGTTCTGGGGCGCACAGCTGCTGGGCATCATGGAGTATCATGGCCGCCCCTTCCCCAAACACCGCACCCTGCCGGTGGATGGCCAACATTTTGATCAATGGCTGTTGTTGTTCAACCAGACGCTGGACGAACTGTTTGAAGGCCCGAGGGCTTCCACCGCCAGGGTCAAAGCAAGGTCCATCGCGCAGGTATTCCTGGGCAAGATCCTGTTTGAAAGAGGTATTTACAAGGCTTAG
- a CDS encoding thiazole synthase: MEPLIIAGRTFGSRLFTGTGKFGSVTAMEEAILASGSELVTVALKRIDTGNPQEDDMLAYLQHPHLHLLPNTSGVRTAKEAIYAAQLAREAMETNWIKLEIHPDPRYLLPDPVETLEAAAALVKLGFVVLPYVHADPVLCKRLEEVGTAAVMPLGAPIGSNKGLRTLDFLEIIIAQSNVPVVVDAGIGAPSHAAQAMEMGADAVLVNTAIAVARQPALMAAAFRKAVISGREAFEAGLGSISAQAHASSPLLSFLDE; the protein is encoded by the coding sequence ATGGAACCTTTGATCATTGCCGGAAGGACCTTCGGCAGCCGGTTGTTCACCGGTACAGGGAAATTTGGTTCCGTTACCGCCATGGAAGAAGCAATCCTCGCTTCAGGCTCCGAGCTGGTAACGGTAGCGCTTAAACGAATTGATACGGGCAACCCGCAGGAAGACGATATGCTGGCCTACCTGCAGCATCCGCACCTCCATCTGTTGCCCAACACCTCCGGCGTACGCACGGCCAAAGAAGCCATATACGCCGCGCAGCTGGCCCGCGAGGCGATGGAGACCAACTGGATCAAGCTGGAAATACACCCTGATCCAAGATACCTGCTGCCCGATCCGGTGGAAACGCTGGAAGCGGCAGCGGCGCTCGTGAAGCTGGGATTTGTGGTATTGCCCTATGTACATGCCGATCCGGTGCTTTGCAAAAGGCTGGAAGAAGTTGGCACCGCTGCCGTTATGCCGCTTGGCGCGCCCATCGGCAGCAATAAAGGCCTGCGGACGCTGGATTTCCTGGAGATCATTATTGCCCAGAGCAATGTGCCGGTAGTGGTGGACGCCGGCATCGGCGCTCCGTCCCATGCTGCGCAGGCCATGGAAATGGGGGCTGACGCAGTGCTGGTGAATACGGCCATCGCCGTGGCGCGGCAACCGGCGCTGATGGCCGCGGCATTCCGGAAAGCGGTGATCTCGGGCAGGGAAGCTTTTGAAGCCGGCCTGGGAAGCATCAGCGCACAGGCGCATGCCAGCAGTCCGCTGCTTTCGTTCCTGGATGAATAG
- a CDS encoding hydroxymethylpyrimidine/phosphomethylpyrimidine kinase has translation MRRQTTKPYVMSLAGLDPSGGAGLLADIKTFEVHGLTGFGVCTALTVQTDSEFLGVEWVPADRIIAQAMPLLEKFPVQFCKVGLIAHPDVLLEVLPALRSIRPGLRFILDPVLKASAGYVFHAALTSQWKAVLPELMLLTPNNGEAIAMSGLPDGPKGAQLLSASCAVLLKGGHRTDKPGWDTLYHDNGYTEFPPATADAPPKHGSGCVLSAAVTAALAKGLSLPEACHAAKNYTLNYLQSSPGLLGHHQYS, from the coding sequence ATGCGCAGGCAAACAACAAAACCATACGTCATGAGCCTTGCCGGCCTGGACCCTTCCGGCGGCGCCGGGCTGCTGGCGGATATCAAGACTTTCGAAGTGCATGGGCTCACCGGCTTTGGCGTCTGCACCGCGTTAACGGTACAAACGGACAGCGAGTTCCTGGGCGTGGAATGGGTGCCGGCGGACAGGATCATTGCCCAGGCAATGCCGTTACTGGAAAAATTTCCGGTACAGTTCTGCAAAGTGGGGCTGATCGCTCACCCGGACGTGCTGCTGGAGGTGCTGCCCGCCCTGCGTTCCATACGGCCCGGTCTGCGCTTTATCCTTGATCCCGTACTGAAAGCATCTGCGGGATACGTTTTTCACGCAGCGCTGACCTCACAATGGAAGGCCGTACTGCCGGAACTGATGTTGCTGACCCCTAACAACGGTGAAGCCATCGCCATGAGCGGGCTGCCTGACGGCCCAAAGGGCGCGCAACTGCTTTCCGCCTCCTGTGCGGTACTGCTGAAAGGCGGGCACAGAACGGACAAACCGGGATGGGATACGCTGTATCACGATAACGGATACACGGAGTTTCCTCCGGCCACAGCAGACGCTCCACCAAAACACGGCTCCGGATGCGTATTATCGGCAGCAGTTACCGCGGCACTGGCCAAAGGGCTGTCGCTCCCGGAAGCCTGTCACGCTGCAAAGAATTATACATTGAACTATTTACAAAGCAGCCCCGGCTTGCTGGGGCATCATCAATATTCATAA